The DNA window ATGGACTTCATCCCGGGTCGCACCTTGCATCGGATCCCGTCGCCTGCCGTGGCCCGGGATGCCGGAGCGCTGGTGGCGCGCTTCCACGAGGCCGTCGATGACCTGGTGCACGACTACCGCCACGTGCGCCCCGGAGCCCACGATACCGGGCTCCACATGCAGCGGCTGGAGGGCACGCTCACCCAGAACGTCGTGACGGAAGAAGGTCGCGAGCGCGAAGGCGTCGATACGGGAGGACGCCAGAACACCGTGCAGGGAGAAGGCCGCGCGGTCGCCGAGGCGATCCTGGACGCTTGGCGCACCTGGCAAGGACGGCTCGATCTGCCCGAGCGTCACTGTCACGGCGATCTCAAGATCTCCAACATCCGCTTCTCGGCGTCGGGCGAGGCGCTGTGCCTCGTCGATCTGGACACGCTCGCCCGCTACCCGCTCGACGTGGAGCTGGGGGATGCATGGCGCTCCTGGTGCAACCCGGTGGGCGAAGACTCGCTCGAGCCGCGCTTCGATCTGGAGATCTTCGAGGCCGCCGTCGCAGGCTACCTGTCGGTGCGCCCCTTCAGGCCGGAAGAGCGGGAAGCGCTGGCAGGGGCGGCCGAGCGG is part of the Chondromyces crocatus genome and encodes:
- a CDS encoding phosphotransferase enzyme family protein, which codes for MIPDAWSALRGLSARPADDAGLINTTLTVGEPPRYIAQRVHPLFAPSVHDDIEAVTVHLASRGRVTPRLVRTDEGGLWARDPEGGVWRVMDFIPGRTLHRIPSPAVARDAGALVARFHEAVDDLVHDYRHVRPGAHDTGLHMQRLEGTLTQNVVTEEGREREGVDTGGRQNTVQGEGRAVAEAILDAWRTWQGRLDLPERHCHGDLKISNIRFSASGEALCLVDLDTLARYPLDVELGDAWRSWCNPVGEDSLEPRFDLEIFEAAVAGYLSVRPFRPEEREALAGAAERIALELSARFCRDVFEDSYFGWDSRRFASRREHNLYRARGQLALACSARQQRQRIAEVLAR